The genomic window tttatttgcattttttatttgtatttctcagTTCTTTTCCCAAGGAGACATTTACTACTTCaaatcaaaactgaaaacattaaATCATTAATAGGTTGATTTATCTGTAAACAGACTTTTTCTGCTGCAATTTGCACATCATATTGCTAATCAGGAGTATATTACACACAGAGGATATAGCATAACTAGTGTGGTCAGATTCacatgtatattcatatttttaaagtatagattcatatgtttttaaaacataaaatattctaATGAATTCCTAGCTTTTAGGGTATGCAGAGCCTATAATTACGGAATAATATGTAGGTTTTAACAGATCATTAAAAAGCACAGTTGTAACTCAACCTTCACAGCCTGGTCTGGCTGTGTTTAACTATAGTTtacaaaaaactgaaaagtgATTCCTTGTTTTGTATTTCCCAGCAACTTCTAGATATGCAAACACAGCTAATGGTAACATGTCTCAGAAAGAATTTACCAGCCAGTAAATATAAAACAGGTTTAAAGAGCTGTGATGTCATTTGAAAGTGCAGTATGTTTACAGGAGGTTTACAGGTGTAAGAAACAGAACCCTTCAGAAGATGCAGTGGTCTGTTCTCATGAAATGCTCTCTTTTGCAATTGCTCTAGCTATGGAATTGCTGGGTCTACCAATGTGACTGGAGATCAAGTAAAAAAGCTGGATATTCTTTCCAATGACCTGGTGATTAACATGCTCAAGTCATCCTTCAGTACATGTGTTATCGTGTCCGAAGAAAACAAAGATGCTGTGATAGTGGAAACTGAAAAACAGGTTAGTAACTTCAAAAGTTCTCCCTGCTTGATTTCAGATCAGCCTGTACAGGTCTACTGTTCCACATCTAAAGAAGTAAAACTGAACTAAAAGTTTCAGAAAACGGGTACTCTCCTAAACTGGCAAATGAAGGTGGAGATGATGTGTGGAGAGAGTGTTACTCAATATTTGTTCTTTCTGTCATTTCTACTCTCCAGACTAatgtttgttggttttatttatttttaatgtgttgttCCTCCCcaccttctttttctcccaccttttccttattttgggGAAAGCATTTCATCCATCCCTATCTGATCTCTAGAACTATGCTCTGAGTCAGTCAAGCCCTTTTGAAGTGTTACTTTTTGAGTGGGACACTGACCAGCTGTTCTCTGCAGGTCAAATCTCGAGGTCTTTAAATCACGAAAATTCTCCTTGAAGCCTATGAAAGACTTAGCAACAatgaaacaaaagcattttttacatttattattatCATTTATATTCACAAGCCTGCATGCGCTTGTTGTGGGATAGTTTCTATTTCCCAGCTAATATTTTGGTCTGATCATGTAAAAATCTGAGTAAAAATTTagtaaaaacaaacaggaaaaacataatttatgaAGTATAATGAGAATTGTTTTGTTTAAGCAattctttctctccctgttgAGAAATCTTCAAAATTGATTTTCTAGACATTGGATTTCCTTAGATCTGAACAAATATTCTCAAATATCACTGAGGGAGTCTGAGTATTAATGCTTTTCTAAACTAAATGTGAGCCAATACACTGTTTTTATCAATGCATACCAGGAATTCCTACTTGCAGAGTAGAGCATTGCTGAACTTAAATTTAAGTTCCTGACATGCAGGataaaatcaaatgaaaaaccAACACTGCTGTTACACACTATTATTAAGACAACTATGAATAAAATGACGGGggaacaaaaattttaaaaggtacaGTTAATTCAGCTTTTCTCCTGTACTGTCAATTTCCTATATGTACAGCATTCCTTAATCCAGCAATAAGGTAGAGACTTCTTTTTAATCCCCCAAAACCAGGGTAAGATCAGTACCTGACCATTTCAGAGCACAGATAAaggaaaatttatattttaggCATGGCAGCCattaaagagcttttttataCCTCTGTAGGTAGAGGTAAAATAACAGTTTTTAGCTGTACATGAAAAAGGCTtatcttaattttgttttttctccttactATTCAGAAAGATATTTTGTAACCAAAGAGAAAGTAAAGCCTAGCCTAGATGGTGGATATGAGAGGATTGACTTCAATTACACAGAAGAAACTAAACCAATAAAAgtattcccctttttttcctcatattaaAAAGTATATGAGAAAACTTCACTTTTCCTGTGTTATCAACTGCTATGTACTTTAAAGATTTCTCAGCTTCTGGTTTGGCACAAATCACAGTTGTGTTCAAGGGTTGAAATTGGGGTCAAAGGATTGCTGACATTTGAATTTGGTTCCTTCACAATCGATAAATGTGCTTTAGCTTATATTGCTGTGTAAATCTCTGAGAAAATTTACctactgaaatgtttttatttagagGAAGTAGAAGTtctcttttttgtgttttttaggGTAAATACATCGTCTGCATAGACCCTCTAGATGGTTCGTCAAACATTGACTGTCTTGTTTCCATTGGGACCATCTTTGCAAtttataaaaaggtaaaattctTTCATatagaataggaaaaaatattattgtgcAGCTTTTGGTGAAATAAAATTGCATGGGAAGACAATAAAATCTAACTAAACCTGTTTGTGAAAGAGACTCAAGGCCAGCTTTAAGTTAAATCTAGTATTTCACAGACACATGGATTTGAATTTGAATTAGTCAGGATTTGAATTAGTCTcttagaagaagaagaagaagaagaaccTATGTGTACATGGAAACCTAGCTGATATTTAATTTGCCAGCTAATGAAATTACCCCTTGGAAAAGATCATGTCTTAGGTTTCATGAATATTTGTGTTGAGGCAAAATACCACGTGGTTGTCATCTACTTGGGGAATGTGCTTTCAGGTTTTCTTGTTGTCTGTACTAATAGTTCTGTTGGCCTGAGGACAGGCTTCAAAAACAAACCAGAGCTGAAACATGTCATATGCATTTGAAGTGTCTAATTCACTCTGAAAGGCAGAAACACTCTCTGAAGGAGGTTGAAATACCAGACTTACAGGTCACAACATACGGGAAAAAGCAAATCAGATAAAACACGCCCAACTGTCCATTTTAATCATCTTTTGTACGTTGTCATATATCCCAAAGTAGCTATTTTCAACTTCATTTTTgtgtgaaggaaaagaaaacaaaaaaaaaaattccaagtgcATTTGATGAGCTTTGAACTCTGTGAGtcatgtttcatttcttttcaacTGTGCCTCTGAGTTTTCCTCTGAGCTATGTTCATCATTACTTACAAGGAGGAGCATAGCTCTTTATTATCTCCTTAATCCTTTCCTGCTTCCTGCATTCCTGCTAGGCTTAGTTAGAATTGCATTTCTAGATCAATGTGTTTGTATCCTGTATATAATTTGTGTTAGTGCATCCAGTAGGAATCTTAGTTGGGGATCATGGAAACATTTGTGTCACCACATGGCATGGATATGGAGCAGAAGACTGTCCCTATCCCAGAGTCCCATCATGTACCAGCAgtagaaatgaaataaaattgactATACTCTTTCTTGTTCTAGGTGTCCCCTAATGAACCTTCCGGGAAAGATGCTTTACAGCCTGGACGTAATCTCGTGGCAGCTGGTTATGCACTCTATGGGAGTGCCACCATGTTGGTACTGGCAACTTCTGTGGGAGGTGTCAACTGTTTCATGCTGGATCCGGTGAGAATATactctgtttctttgtttctgtattATGGATTGCCAGGTACTGTGTATAAGAACTGTTTGTCCTCGGGAAAATCAACCAAAGGAGCAGTTTTCGAGGTAGCATGAAGGAATGAAGTACCAATATACTTGTTCTTATAACTTACCAGCAATAATGTCAAGAGACTTGTATTCCACCTGCCTGATGCAGTGACTGAACAACAGGAAGACAGCTGCGTCTGCAGCATGTGCAATCATGTGATACTTAAAATGAGCAGTTCTCTCCAGTACAAAATACCCTTTAAATCTTATTTGTCTTCTCCTTAATGCTAGGACCTTAGTAAACCAGaggaacataaatatttaaccTTCTTCTGTATTTTGAGATCCCACCATGATGTGTAAAAGAGTAAGTGATGTGTGTGGGTGATGTGATGTTCTAGCATGCATTTGCCATGAGCTTTAAAACAAAAGTCATGTTGATCATAGCAAAAAGTAGTTTGCTTTAGTAGCCTGTTATTTTGTGATCAGTCAGGGTGACTCCTGCCAGTTTTAAGTTTTTATAACCTGCAGTGATCAAGCTGCAGGAAATATAACTTGGTACACTCTGTTTAGTAGCAGCTTAAATAGATGCATGTATTTTTGACTTTATTCAAGCAACAGATTTAACTTTGAGCATGCATGCATGTTATTTTGTTTACTGTTAATACTAACTTGGAAATTTACTTTAGAGAAAACTAAACAGGCAGCACTTGGTCACACGCTTCCAGTTAGCCCAAGCAAAAGAGAACTGGAGTATCTGCAGCTATTTGAAGATGTTTATGCATTGGTTCAGCCAGCACTCTCAGTTTCCAAACTCCCTAGAGTTCTGAAACTTATATTGCTCTACGTCTAGCAATGGAGAGATAAACAAATTTGCAAATAGCATTTTTTGGGCATAGAAAATAGAGCATGCTTGGAATGGTAGTATGAGGAAGCTTGCATGATGACAGGATTCCTGCTCTGTCTGTGTTTTATGTATAAACAAAATACCTTGCATGTAGACTGCAAAGACTTTTTTGTAggtacagaattattttaaaaattgacaGTGGTAGtaagtttttattaaatttaaattgtatttaaattgtGTATTATTGGGTTTTGCCTTGATTGGCAAATAAGTGAGCAATTAATGttaacagatattttttctttcttattgtTAGGCAATTGGAGAATTCATTTTGGTGGAAAGAGATGTGAAAAtcaaaaagaagggaaatatcTACAGTCTCAATGAAGGCTATGCTAAATATTTTGATCCTGCCATCACAGAGTAtctcaaaaagaagaaattcccTGAGGTAAAAGATCCTGTTTCAGAGAAACGTTCTGATGACAAACAACATTCATGATCAATCACTCATGATCAACACTCATGATCAATCTCATGAACTATTCAGGGcttgttttcctctcctgtctatttaaaatataatttgatgTACAATTGCTAATGCGAGCAGCAGTTGATAAGatcaaatatttcagcattctCAAATACTGCACTGCAcctcttttgcatttttttactttcttccttttttctttgtttgacTCTTTTTTCCTGACTGAGGACCTGAGTAATGGTGCTAAAGGCAAAACTGGGCATTTGCTAATCAAGTAGAGAGGAAATCTTGTCTGGTGATGAAGAAATTTGATCAACATGTGTTGTATTGCTGCTTCCTCACTGCAACATCTGAGTGGCTGGAGAGCGGCGTGGAGATGGCAGTGGGTCATTGTCAGTGGTAACACGAGCTGTGTCCTAGGAGCACCAATCTTTTGAAAATCTAGTGTAGTTTCGATGCCTGCTTTGTGTTTGTGCAACTTCCTAGTGTCAGGAGGCCCAAAGCTCCAAGAAGTGCCCATAAAAGGTTCTCATGCCTTACATATTTCATCACTGGAGTTATTACACTGACAATGATATGTGAACACCTACTATTGTTAAGTGTTGGTGTcccttcctgacttccttatCTTGCTTTGAAAGAAGATTGATGTTTTCATCATTCATCTTTCCAGGCTTAAGTTGTTGTTTATGTAGATATTAAAATGAACTCCAGGGAGCAGAATAAGGAAATAACATCAGAAGTCAAGTACTAActttttcttaacaaaaaaaattgcagaagcTGGCAAAAATGGTTGGAAGAAGTAGGAAAGATCACTTCTTTTGCTCTTCAATTCTTTTTCGGCTAGAAAAGACAAGGCCCAGTATCAATTACTGgaaatgcagtgttttccaAGTGTTAGAGCCAGTGAAGAGCTGGGatacattttctggttttggcacTACTGCTCATCTATGCTGAAGTCTTCTGTTACtcattttccttggattttccTAGTTAGAAAATGAAGAGGATACTGACATACCCTGCAAAACTACTTTATCAATGGAGCACGATATGGAGATGAAAGATGTTAGGACTGCTAAAGGGACATGTGGGGGAGGTTAACCTGATGTCCTGTACAGTTACTTTTATTGGAATGTTTTTCTGTAGGATGGCAGTTCACCGTATGGTGGGAGGTATGTGGGATCTATGGTGGCAGACGTGCATCGCACACTGGTGTATGGAGGAATCTTTCTGTATCCTGCTAACTCCAAAAGTCCCAAAGGAAAGGTAAGCCTGAATAAACCCAGTGATAGAAAATATTGTATTATGTAGGCATTTCACTATCAAGATCAATATTTTGATTACAGAGCCTGTGTTTTGTAATTTGGTAGCCTGTGTGGGGGGATACAGCCATCCCTTGCATGCTGTCGCAAGTGACAGCAGCCTGTTGTCAGACACCTATTCTAGGGCTGCTACTCACCTGTTTCAACTGTAGTGACTTCTCTTTGTCTGCAAATATATCCAGCTTGTGGAACATACCGGGGGTGGGCTGCTTAAACAGGCATATCAGCCAAAACTGGTGAGTCTGGTCCCAACAGAATAGAACATTACAAAGCAAAGAATCCACATTACCTTGAGATTTCTAGCACAAGCTAGTTTGTAAGAAGCCTAAATGTAGTCAATCCATTGGGAGAAGAGAAAACCATCTGCATCTTGTGCATAGTAACAGGACTTCATCTGGAGGAACTCTGCCTGGCTGCATCTGCCAGGACAATGGTCAATCAGGGAAGATCACGCACTTACAGGCTGACAAGGGGATTGTTTATTCAGCAAAGACCTTTGATCTCTTTTGTAATTGTCCGTAAAATATTGCCTCAGGTTGCAGATAAGATACAGTTATTTATTAGAGAAACCTAGTGGCAAGCTCAGAgctcatgtttttctttattttcacacaGTCCTATGCGGTCTGCATCATTAACAGTTGTGTCTTAACATACAAGCTTTATCTCTTCGTAGATAGCACAATGCCAACATGGGATATGGAGAAAGCACTGAGATTGGGGAAAATCCAGCAttcactgtgtttttaaaagaaaaatccacacAACTTCATTGTTGAGTCaatttttatatgaaataaagAGTACTTAGAATATTGATTGGTTTAAAATCATATgccaaatatatttatatgtcaTGTTTTTTGGCATTGCCTGGCCTGATTTCTGCCATTTTGACTTTGTCTTCTAGCTGAGACTGCTCTACGAATGCAATCCTATGGCTTTTGTTATTGAGAAGGCTGGGGGCATAGCTACAACTGGTCATCAAGCTGTACTAGATATAGTGCCTGAGGATATCCACCAAAGAGTGCCTGTTGTCTTGGGATCTCCTGATGATGTGAAGGAGTACCTTGAGATAGTCAAGAAACATTCAGCTAAGTAAACAAAGCTTGCGGAATTCACTGTGCACAGGGGATAAAATGTCTTACAGCTGAACCAAAGAATATGCTGCAGTACTGTGAGATTGAGCTGTCTGACTTCTGTAGCAAAAGAGCAAATGAGCCATATTttcataagatttttttaaagtgaaatctTGTGCAAATGCATTGTGCAATGAAAGGCATTAAAAGATTGCATTAAAggaagcattaaaaattaaagcaatggaaaaatatgttttctttttcatttatcatTTGTGGTTACAGAAGAGCCACGTGTGCTGTAAGGAAATACTGTGTTGCATTCATTATCTAGGGGGAATAATCTCACCTTTCTCAAACAAGTTACAAACTATCAGTTTTGTAACTGTCCTCTTTTAAAAGTCCTGGGAAGAAGACTCAGCCTCCTCTTACAGTAAGTGACCTTTCCTAGACCAGTGTCTACACTGCTGAAGTTGCTCACTGTTCTTTGGTCTGGGTTTACTCTGATGGAGAATTAATGTTTGTGAAACATGGGCAGTAGTGCATGTTAATTCTGACACATGATGTTAATATTGCTGGTTGCCACTCGATCAGATCCTGTTACACAAGGATGGAAAATGACATGTTAGTGTGGAGGGGTTTTAATGAGATAAGGAGTATGTGTAGACAGCTTGTACATACACAGATTCTGCTGTGATGAGCTGGCTGTCTTTGCTGAAAATTAACCTTCTTACTTGATGAAAACATGAACTTGCGTATTGCTAGCAACCTCCACCAGATGTTCTTTGTGTTattttgggattggggattaCCATGGAAAAGGATTCTGCTGTGCAAGCAGGAGGGCGGTGCAAAGATCCCTCTAAAACATACTGACATTTAATATGCTCATTCAGAGCATGCTGCTGGGAAGAGCTCGCTAATGCTTGGGAGCTAGATGGGCTGTCCAGCATTGTGTGGATACAGTTTTTGAAtcaattaaaatcagaaaatatttgatatttctCACTGCCCACTTACCTTCACCAAACTCAAAGTAAGGATCACATGGGTGTTGCTGTGGGTAAACTGCCACTGAATATTGACTCAGTTTGTGGTCTAGGAGGTCATGTCTAGGGGTGCCATGAGCTATAAACCTGCCTGCCTGACAGCTTTGCATTTATCAGTGCAGATGGCCTGACTAAGTGTGGTTCTTCTTGTAAAATAAGAGAGAAGTATGGGGAAGCTGAAATCCACGGTGCTCTATGAGGACTCGGACAGCTAAAAACCTGAGGACTCTCATTCTGACAGGTCATGCTAGGTCATTTGGAGGCATATGGGCAAACCTTAGACAGTTGTATTTATGCATCTGTTCTCCAAACTGATGGGGGCAAGATGTTTCTGTCAGGGACTGAATGGCctaatttctgctgaaaatgtcAATTCTGATGAGGCTTTGCTAGTGGAGACAACTTTCAGGGACCTGAACCCTTAAAAGACTGAGAGTGCTGGTAGTAGTCAGTTTGGACTACAGTGCCTCAGTGGTCTGTTATCATGACTCAGCAGACAGAATCCACAGCAGCGATTTTTGCCTGCTTACTGTAATTCCTTGTCTGTATTCTGCCCTCAATCTTTACAGGAAACCTGGACTGCATACATCTATTTTTAATACACCCTACTGACAGCATGTAAAGGTTATAGGAGGAAAGTCAACACTGTCCATGTTTGCTAGGTCAGTACtcagtggtttggttttgcctGTGGGCTGACATTTCATACTTAGCATTTTACCCATTGTGAGATGGGTGTATCTTCTAATCAGTAATATGTAAGGCCACATTTGAACAACATCTCTGGCTAGCCACCAGTGGGGAGAACTACTTAGCAAACTACTTCCATACCCCCCTTTCCAGAGCTCTCCATGCTTGTCAGTGGAGAGCGGGAAGGTGGATTTGTCACAGGGTCTGCTGTCA from Vidua macroura isolate BioBank_ID:100142 chromosome Z, ASM2450914v1, whole genome shotgun sequence includes these protein-coding regions:
- the LOC128822459 gene encoding fructose-1,6-bisphosphatase 1-like; protein product: MTDRSTFDTNVITMTRFVMEEGRRAKGSGEFTQLLNSLCTAIKAISTAVRKAGIANLYGIAGSTNVTGDQVKKLDILSNDLVINMLKSSFSTCVIVSEENKDAVIVETEKQGKYIVCIDPLDGSSNIDCLVSIGTIFAIYKKVSPNEPSGKDALQPGRNLVAAGYALYGSATMLVLATSVGGVNCFMLDPAIGEFILVERDVKIKKKGNIYSLNEGYAKYFDPAITEYLKKKKFPEDGSSPYGGRYVGSMVADVHRTLVYGGIFLYPANSKSPKGKLRLLYECNPMAFVIEKAGGIATTGHQAVLDIVPEDIHQRVPVVLGSPDDVKEYLEIVKKHSAK